The Paenibacillus thermoaerophilus genome contains the following window.
GCCGAAGAAGGCCAACAACTGCTCGGATGGCGCACGGTTCCGACCGACGATTCGACGCTGGGCGAATCCGCGAAAGCGAGCCAACCGTTCGTGAAGCAAGTCTTTATCGGCAAACAAGTGCAAGGGGACGAGCTCGCGTTCGAACGCAAGCTGTTCGTCATCCGCAAGCGGGCGGAGAACGCGGCGCGCGCGTTGGGACAGGGCGGCAAACCGTCGTTTTATTTCACCAGCATGTCCTCCCGCACGATCGTATACAAAGGCATGCTGACGCCGGAGCAGGTTCCGGGCTACTACCTCGATCTGCAGGACGAGACGTTCGTCAGCGCCATCGCGCTCGTTCACTCGCGCTTCAGCACGAACACGTTCCCGAGCTGGGAGCGCGCTCACCCGTACCGTTACATGATCCACAACGGCGAGATCAATACGCTGCGGGGCAATGTGAACTGGCTGCGCGCCCGCGAGGCGATGTGCCGTTCCGACGTGTTCGGCGACGACATTCAGAAGCTGTTCCCGCTGATGGACGAGGACGGCAGCGACTCGCAAATTTTCGACAACTGCCTGGAATTCCTCTACCTGAGCGGTCGTCCGCTCACTCACGCCATCATGATGATGGTGCCGGAGCCGTGGGCGAACCACCAAACGATGGACGACGAGAAAAAAGCGTTCTACGAATACCACGCCAGCCTGATGGAACCGTGGGACGGTCCGGCCGCGATCTCCTTCACTGACGGGACCATCATCGGGGCGACGCTCGACCGCAACGGTCTCCGTCCGGGCCGCTACTACATCACGAGCGACGACCGCATCATCCTGTCCTCCGAGGCGGGGGTGCTGCCGGTCGATCCGGCGAACGTCGTGCGCAAAGGACGGCTGCAGCCGGGTCAGATGCTCGTGGTCGATACGAAGCAAGGCCGCATTATCAGCGACGAAGAGGTCAAACGCTCGATCGTCCGCGAGAAGCCTTACCGCGCATGGCTGGACGATAACCTCGTGCCGCTCGAGAAGCTGCCGGATGCTCCCGAGGATTCGATCCCGGCGACCGACCGCCTGCTTGCGCGCCAGCGCGCGTTCGGCTACACGTACGAGGAATTGACGAAAGTGATCGAGCCGATGGCCAAAACGGGCGTCGAGCCGATCGCTTCGATGGGCGTGGACACGCCGCTGGCCGTGTTGTCGGAGCGTCCGCAACTGCTCTACAACTATTTCAAGCAATTGTTCGCGCAGGTCACGAACCCGCCGATCGACGCGATTCGCGAGGAGATCGTCACTTCGACGATTACGACGATCGGACCGGAAGGCAATCTGATTCAACCGGGGCCGGAGAACTGCCGCCAGATTCGTCTGGAGCAGCCGATCCTGAGCAACGCCGAGCTTGCGAAGCTGCGCTGCAATACGCAGTTCCGCGCCGTGACGCTGCCGATCCTGTTCCGGGCGGCCGAAGGGGAGAACGGACTGGAGCCGGCTCTCGACCGCCTGTTCGAGCAAGCCGATCAAGCGATCGAAGAAGGAGCGGAGCTGCTCATTTTGTCCGACCGCGACATGAGCGAGGAGATGGCGCCGATTCCGGCGCTGCTGGCGGTATCCGGCTTGCATCATCACCTGATCCGCAAAGGCACCCGCATGAAGGTCGGCATCGTCGTGGAGTCCGGCGAACCGCGCGAAGTGCATCATTTCGCGATGCTGCTCGGCTACGGGGCGGGCGCGATCAACCCGTACGTCGCGCTGGAGACGATCCGCGACATGATCGACACGGGTCTGATGACCGGCGTCGACTACAACAAAGCCGAGAAAAACTATCTGAAGTCCGTTACGAAAGGCGTCGTCAAAATCGCCTCCAAGATGGGCATCTCCACGATCCAGAGCTATCGCGGAGCGCAAATCTTCGAAGCGATCGGCATCCATCCGTCCGTCATCGACCGCTACTTTACGTGGACGCCTTCTCGGATCGGCGGAATCGGCTTGGACGTCATCGCCAAAGAAACGCTGATGCGCCACGAAAAAGCGTATGTCGATCTGACGACGCGCGATCAGGCGCTGGATGCCGGCGGCGACCACAACTGGCGCCAGGGCGGAGAAATTCACCTGCTGCATCCGGAGACGATCCATACGCTGCAGCAGTCGGCGCGCACCAATAACTATCAACTGTACAAAAAATTCGCGAAGCTGATCGACGACCAGTCGAGCCAGCATATTACGCTCCGCAGCTTGCTGAAGTTCAAAACGGACCGCAAGCCGGTGCCGATCGACGAAGTCGAGCCGATCGAATCGATTTTGCGCCGCTTCAAGACGGGCGCGATGTCGTTCGGTTCCATCAGCAAGGAAGCACACGAGAGCCTGGCGATCGCGATGAACCGAATCGGCGGCAAAAGCAACACGGGCGAGGGCGGCGAGCATCCGTCGCGCTTCACGCCGGACGAGAACGGCGATCTGCGCCGCAGCGCGATCAAGCAGGTCGCATCCGGCCGCTTCGGGGTCACCAGCCACTATCTGGTGAACGCCGACGAGATTCAGATCAAAATGGCGCAAGGCGCAAAACCGGGCGAAGGCGGACAACTGCCGGGCAAAAAAGTGTATCCGTGGGTCGCGGAAGTCCGCGGCACGACGGCCGGCGTCGGCCTGATCTCGCCGCCTCCGCACCATGACATTTATTCGATCGAGGACTTGGCGGAGCTGATCTACGATCTGAAGAACGCCAACCCGCGCGCGAGGATCAACGTCAAGCTCGTGTCCGAAGTCGGGGTCGGCACGATCGCCGCGGGCGTCGCCAAAGGCCGCGCCGACGTGATCCTGATCTCCGGTTACGACGGCGGCACGGGCGCGTCTCCGCGCACCAGCCTGAAGCACGCCGGTCTGCCGTGGGAGCTCGGACTTGCCGAGGCGCATCAGACGCTGCTTCTGAACAATCTCCGCGACCGCGTCGTGCTGGAGACGGACGGCAAGATGTTTACCGGCCGCGACGTCGTGGTGGCCGCCCTGCTGGGCGCCGAGGAATTCGGTTTCTCCACCGCGCCGCTCATCGTGCTCGGCTGCGTCATGATGCGCGTCTGCCAGTTGGATACGTGTCCGGTCGGCGTTGCGACGCAAAATCCGGAGCTGCGCAAGAAGTTCATGGGTGATCCGGAGCATGTCGTGAACTATATGAAATTTGTCGCGCAAGAGATTCGCGAATATATGGCGGAACTCGGATTCCGTACGATCGACGAGATGGTCGGCCGCACGGACGTGCTGGAGATCGACCGTCAGACCTCGCACTGGAAGATGAAGAACCTGGATTTGTCCGCGATCCTTCATCAACCGGAGGTGCCGTCCCATTGGGGCCGCTGCAGCCGCATCGAGCAGAACCACCGTCTGGACCAGACGCTGGACAGCCGCGAGCTGCTTCGCATCGCCGCTCCCGCGCTGGAGAAAGGCACCCGCGTTCACGCGATCTTGCCGATCCGGAACACGGACCGGACCGTCGGCACGATGGTCGGCAGCGAGCTGACGAAGCGCTACGGCAGCGAAGGCTTGCCGCATGACACGATCCGCTTCCACTTCAACGGATCGGCCGGCCAAAGCTTCGGCGCATTCGTGCCGCGCGGCATGACGCTGTCGCTCGAAGGCGATTCGAACGACTACTTCGGCAAAGGATTGTCCGGCGGCAAACTGATCGTGTTCCCGCCGTCGCAGTCGAAGTTCGTGCCGGAGGACAACATCATTATCGGCAACGTCGGTCTCTACGGGGCCAGCGCGGGAGAAGCGTACATCCGCGGACGCGCCGGCGAACGGTTCTGCGTCCGGAACAGCGGCGCCAAAGCCGTCGTCGAAGGCGTAGGCGACCACGGCTGCGAATATATGACGGGCGGACGCGTCGTCATTCTCGGGCCGACCGGCCGCAACTTCGCGGCGGGCATGTCCGGCGGCATCGCTTACGTGCTGGACGAGGACGGCGATTTCCGAAGCCGCGCGAACGGCGAGATGGTGCTGTTCGAAGCGCTGGAGGACGAATACGAGATCAACGAAGTCAAGCAGTTGATTCACAACCATATCACGTTCACGGGCAGCGAAAAAGCGCGCCACATCATTCATCACTGGGATGAATATGTGTTCAAGTTCGTCCGCGTCATTCCGAAGGATTACAAGCGGATGTTCGAAGCCATCGAACGGGCCAAACAAGAAGGATTGAGCCAGGAAGCCGCGATCATGCGCGCCTTCGAAGAAAATACCCGAGATCTTTCCCGTGTCAGCGGGAACTAAGAGGAGGCCAGAAGAGAGATGTCCACACCAACCGGATTCATGGAATACACCAGGCAGCTTCCGGCCGACCGGGACCCGCTGCAACGGATTAAAGACTGGGAAGAGTTTCATCAGCATCTCAGCGAGGAACAGCTTAAAATTCAGGGAGCCCGCTGCATGGACTGCGGCATCCCGTATTGCAACTCGGGCGTCATTTTGAACAACGCCACGTCGGGTTGTCCGATTCACAACCTGATTCCGGAATGGAACAACCTGGTTTACCGCAACCAGTGGGAAGAAGCGCTTCGCCGCCTGCACAAGACGAACAACTTCCCGGAATTCACCGGGCGGGTATGCCCGGCGCCCTGCGAAGGCGCCTGCACGGCAGGTCTCGTCGGCGAGCCTGTCGCGATCAAGACGATCGAGCAGGCGATCGTCGACAAAGGCTTCGAGGAAGGCTGGATCAAACCGGAACCGCCGAAGACCCGCACGGGCAAAAAAGTCGCGATCGTCGGTTCCGGCCCCGCCGGCCTTGCGGCGGCGGATCAACTGAACAAAGCCGGCCATACGGTGACCGTGTTCGAGCGGGCCGACCGCATCGGCGGACTGCTCACGTACGGCATTCCGGCCATGAAGCTGGATAAGAAGATCGTTCAGCGCCGCGTCGATCTGCTGGCCGCCGAAGGCATCACCTTCGTGACGAACACCGAGGTGGGCGTCAACTATCCGGCGGAGAAGCTGAAATCCGAATTCGACGCCGTCATTCTGGCCGGCGGAGCGACCAAGCCGCGTCCGCTGAACCTGGAAGGAGACCATCTGAAAGGCGTTCACTTCGCGATGGATTTCCTGACGCAAGCGACGAAGAGCCTGCTCGATTCGAATCTGCAGGACGGCAACTTCATCCCGGCGGAAGGCAAAAACGTCATCGTCATCGGCGGCGGCGACACCGGCACGGACTGCGTGGCGACGTCGATCCGTCTGGGCTGCAAAAGCGTGACGCAGTTCGTCATCTATCCGGAAGCGCCGCTGACGCGTCCGGCGAACAACCCGTGGCCGCAGTACCCGAACGTCTACCGGGTCGATTACGGCCACGAGGAAGCGAAAGCCCTGTTCGGCGCCGATCCGCGCGCGTATAAAATTTTGACGACGCGTATCGTCGGCGACGAGAACGGGCACGTCAAAGAAGTGCACACCGTCGAAGTCATCCGGACGAAAGACGAAAACGGCCGCGCGACCAACCAAGTGATCGAAGGCACCGAGAAAGTGTGGCCGGCGGACCTCGTGCTGATCGCGATGGGCTTCGAGGGACCCGAGAACCAACTGCTGAAGCAGCTTGGCGTCGAACAGGACGCGCGTTCGAACGTCAAAGCCGAATACGGCAAATACAAGACAAACGTCGAAGGCATCTTCGCCGCCGGCGACATGCGCCGCGGACAAAGCTTGGTCGTCTGGGCGATTAACGAAGGACGCGAAGCGGCCCGCGAAGTCGACCGCTACCTGATGGGCCGCACGCTGCTGCCCTGATCGCCGAATCATAACGTTCCGATTGCAAGAAACCGGGTATCCGCCCAGGCCGCGGCTATCCCGGTTTCTTATTTGTTGCGCCTTCTGTCGGCGCCCGGAACGCAACCTTTCGGCTGCCGGAGTCCGATTTTGGGTTAAACGGATTTTTCCGTTTTGTTCGTATTGCG
Protein-coding sequences here:
- the gltB gene encoding glutamate synthase large subunit, encoding MNQQIQKQGLYDPRFERDACGIGFVAHLKGQPSHDIVSGALTVLCNLDHRGGQGCEENTGDGAGILVQVPHDFLKAQCEKENILLPAKGEYGVGMVFLPMDEGERAKAEEAINRIIAEEGQQLLGWRTVPTDDSTLGESAKASQPFVKQVFIGKQVQGDELAFERKLFVIRKRAENAARALGQGGKPSFYFTSMSSRTIVYKGMLTPEQVPGYYLDLQDETFVSAIALVHSRFSTNTFPSWERAHPYRYMIHNGEINTLRGNVNWLRAREAMCRSDVFGDDIQKLFPLMDEDGSDSQIFDNCLEFLYLSGRPLTHAIMMMVPEPWANHQTMDDEKKAFYEYHASLMEPWDGPAAISFTDGTIIGATLDRNGLRPGRYYITSDDRIILSSEAGVLPVDPANVVRKGRLQPGQMLVVDTKQGRIISDEEVKRSIVREKPYRAWLDDNLVPLEKLPDAPEDSIPATDRLLARQRAFGYTYEELTKVIEPMAKTGVEPIASMGVDTPLAVLSERPQLLYNYFKQLFAQVTNPPIDAIREEIVTSTITTIGPEGNLIQPGPENCRQIRLEQPILSNAELAKLRCNTQFRAVTLPILFRAAEGENGLEPALDRLFEQADQAIEEGAELLILSDRDMSEEMAPIPALLAVSGLHHHLIRKGTRMKVGIVVESGEPREVHHFAMLLGYGAGAINPYVALETIRDMIDTGLMTGVDYNKAEKNYLKSVTKGVVKIASKMGISTIQSYRGAQIFEAIGIHPSVIDRYFTWTPSRIGGIGLDVIAKETLMRHEKAYVDLTTRDQALDAGGDHNWRQGGEIHLLHPETIHTLQQSARTNNYQLYKKFAKLIDDQSSQHITLRSLLKFKTDRKPVPIDEVEPIESILRRFKTGAMSFGSISKEAHESLAIAMNRIGGKSNTGEGGEHPSRFTPDENGDLRRSAIKQVASGRFGVTSHYLVNADEIQIKMAQGAKPGEGGQLPGKKVYPWVAEVRGTTAGVGLISPPPHHDIYSIEDLAELIYDLKNANPRARINVKLVSEVGVGTIAAGVAKGRADVILISGYDGGTGASPRTSLKHAGLPWELGLAEAHQTLLLNNLRDRVVLETDGKMFTGRDVVVAALLGAEEFGFSTAPLIVLGCVMMRVCQLDTCPVGVATQNPELRKKFMGDPEHVVNYMKFVAQEIREYMAELGFRTIDEMVGRTDVLEIDRQTSHWKMKNLDLSAILHQPEVPSHWGRCSRIEQNHRLDQTLDSRELLRIAAPALEKGTRVHAILPIRNTDRTVGTMVGSELTKRYGSEGLPHDTIRFHFNGSAGQSFGAFVPRGMTLSLEGDSNDYFGKGLSGGKLIVFPPSQSKFVPEDNIIIGNVGLYGASAGEAYIRGRAGERFCVRNSGAKAVVEGVGDHGCEYMTGGRVVILGPTGRNFAAGMSGGIAYVLDEDGDFRSRANGEMVLFEALEDEYEINEVKQLIHNHITFTGSEKARHIIHHWDEYVFKFVRVIPKDYKRMFEAIERAKQEGLSQEAAIMRAFEENTRDLSRVSGN
- a CDS encoding glutamate synthase subunit beta, yielding MSTPTGFMEYTRQLPADRDPLQRIKDWEEFHQHLSEEQLKIQGARCMDCGIPYCNSGVILNNATSGCPIHNLIPEWNNLVYRNQWEEALRRLHKTNNFPEFTGRVCPAPCEGACTAGLVGEPVAIKTIEQAIVDKGFEEGWIKPEPPKTRTGKKVAIVGSGPAGLAAADQLNKAGHTVTVFERADRIGGLLTYGIPAMKLDKKIVQRRVDLLAAEGITFVTNTEVGVNYPAEKLKSEFDAVILAGGATKPRPLNLEGDHLKGVHFAMDFLTQATKSLLDSNLQDGNFIPAEGKNVIVIGGGDTGTDCVATSIRLGCKSVTQFVIYPEAPLTRPANNPWPQYPNVYRVDYGHEEAKALFGADPRAYKILTTRIVGDENGHVKEVHTVEVIRTKDENGRATNQVIEGTEKVWPADLVLIAMGFEGPENQLLKQLGVEQDARSNVKAEYGKYKTNVEGIFAAGDMRRGQSLVVWAINEGREAAREVDRYLMGRTLLP